The following is a genomic window from Spiribacter sp. 1M189.
ATCACCAACGACGCCCTCACTCTGATAGAGAGCTTTGGCTAACGTGTCCGATCCGACAACTCGTCCCTCGTATCACCCGCACAACGCTGGCCAATGGCTAATGCTGGGGCTGCTATGGCTGATTGGCAGGCTTCCCCCCAAAGCGGCTTTTGGCATCGGTGAGTGGGCAGGTTTGCTTCTACGCCTGTCCAGACGACGTCGCCAGATCGCGCTGAGGAACCTCGAGCTTTGCTTCCCGGAGTTGGGACAGGCACAACGTGAGCATCTAGTCCGCGAAAATCTGTGCTACATGGGTAGGGCCATCGCGGAGACGGCGCTTGCCTGGTTTGGTGGAAAGCGCGTCGACGAGATCCCCTGCCAGGTTCGGGGGATCCATCACCTGCATGCCGCACAGTCAGACGGTAGCCCCGTTATTCTCCTGTCGGGACATTTCCTGTGCGTCGAGCTGGCCGCAAGGCTCATCGGACCACAGCTCAATATGGCTGTGATCTACAAGCCGTTGCGTAAAAAGCCACTGATGGACCGAGCAATGCTTCGCAGCCGATCCAGGACCCTGGCCGGCGCGATACCGCGGAATGATCTGCGAGGCATCATCCGGACCCTCAAGAACCGAACGCCAGTCTGGTACGCGGGTGATCAGGATTACGGCGTAAAAAACAGCGTTTTCGTCCCTTTCATGGGTGTCCCTGCCGCCACGATCACAGGACTGACGCGTCTAAGTAAGCTCGGAAAAGCACGGGTGGTACCGCTTTTCTTCAACGTCAACGCCACCGGTAATGGATACGAAGTAACACTCGGTAAAGCGCTGGAGGGTTTCCCAACCGGCTCCGATGTCCTTGATGCGCAATGGATGAACGCGGTGCTAGAGCGCGGCATTCGTGCACATCCGGAGCAATACCTGTGGGTCCATCGCCGGTTCAAGCATCCGCCCCCGGGTGAGCGGCCCGCTTATCGCAACTCACTGCAAAAATCCTACAACCGGGTCGCGGGTGCTCCATGGTGAGCGCAGTGACCGACTCAAGCGATGCGAATGCAATCCTGATCGTCGGGCCTGGCTGGGTGGGTGATATGGTCATGGCGCAGAGTCTATGCAAAGCGCTCAAGCAAGCGGCGCCGACTCGCCCGATCGATATGATCACTCCACCTTGGGGACAGGCACTGGTCGAACGCATGCCGGAAATCCGACACGCGATCCCGCTGGATGTTGCGCACGGGGAACTCGGATTGGGCAGACGCTGGAAACTGGGACAGGCACTGCGCGACCGGAATTATGCCCAGGCGTTCGTTCTCCCGCGCTCGGCAAAAGCAGCCTTGGTGCCATGGGTCGCGGGCGTCCCGCGCAGAACGGGATACCTCGGCGAGTATCGCTACGGCCTGCTGAACGATATCCGCCCGCTCAACCGGGAAATGCATTACCGCACGGTCGATCGTTTTGTGGCGCTGGCTGATCCGCCGGGACGCGGAGACGACCGTGAGCGATCAGGGACAGGCACAAACCCATCCAGCATCCCGCAACCCGCTCTCACGAGCTCGACCGCTCAAATAAATTCGGCAATACAAGAGCTTGGCCTATCAGGCGCTTGGAATTCAGCAGGCGCGCGATTCGGGACAGGCACTATCCTCACCCTCTGCCCAGGGGCTGAGTACGGGCCAGCGAAGCGCTGGCCGGTTGAGCATTTCGCGAGCCTTGCGAAGACATATATCGAAATGGGCTGGTCGGTGTGGATGTTGGGATCCAGCAAAGACACGCGGATCACCCGGGAAATTTCGGGACAGGCACTCGGTGTCGTGGATCTTGCAGGTCGCACGACGCTGAGTCAGGCCATCGATTTGCTCGCCGCCAGCACAGTGGTCGTGACCAACGACTCGGGGCTGATGCACATAGCAGCCGCGACGTCGACACCACTCGTCGCACTATACGGCTCGTCGGATCCTCAATATACTCCGCCACTTAGCGATAATGCGCAGATTATTTACAGGGACCTCGACTGCAGCCCCTGCTTTCAGCGTGAGTGCCCGCTGGGGCATCTCAACTGTCTCCGCGGCATCAACTCGCAGAGCGTGGCTGATGCAATCGATCGAGCTTTATCAGCGGACGCCGACAGCCGCTAATCGAGATTCTGAGCTATGCCCACACGCAATCATTTCCGAAAGACCTACCTCGTGACCGGCGGGGCTGGCTTCATCGGCTCCCACCTCTGCGATCGGCTCATTGAGGCCGGCCACGGCGTGCTCTGCGTGGACAATTACCTCACCGGGAGTCGGGATAACATCGCGCATCTGCTGGATCATCCGCATTTCGAGGCCATGCGACACGACGTCACCTTCCCTCTGTTCGTCGAGGTCGATGGCATCTATAACCTGGCCTGCCCGGCATCACCCATTCACTACCAGCGCGATCCTGTACAGACCACCAAGACGAGCGTGCATGGCGCGATCAATATGCTGGGCCTCGCCAAGCGGCTCAACGTCCCGATCCTCCAGGCGTCGACCAGCGAAGTGTACGGCGACCCGGAAGTTCACCCACAAACGGAGGATTACTGGGGACACGTCAACCCCATCGGCACACGCGCCTGTTATGACGAGGGCAAGCGCTGCGCCGAGACCCTGTTTTTTGACTACCACCGCGAGCACAGTCTCGAGATCAAGGTGGCACGCATCTTCAACACCTATGGCCCCCGGATGCATCCCAACGACGGCCGGGTCGTGTCGAATTTCATCGTCCAGGCACTGAAGGGCGAAAACATCACACTCTACGGTGACGGCGAGCAGACTCGCTCGTTCTGCTATGTGGACGACCTCGTCGACGGCTTGCATCGCCTCATGGAAACAAATCCCGATGTCACGGGTCCGATCAACCTCGGCAACCCCGGCGAATTCACCATGCGCGAGCTGGCACAGCAGGTGATTACAGAGACGGTTGCTGGAGTCGAGATGATCCACCACCCTTTGCCTTCGGATGACCCGCGGCAGCGAC
Proteins encoded in this region:
- the waaF gene encoding lipopolysaccharide heptosyltransferase II is translated as MVSAVTDSSDANAILIVGPGWVGDMVMAQSLCKALKQAAPTRPIDMITPPWGQALVERMPEIRHAIPLDVAHGELGLGRRWKLGQALRDRNYAQAFVLPRSAKAALVPWVAGVPRRTGYLGEYRYGLLNDIRPLNREMHYRTVDRFVALADPPGRGDDRERSGTGTNPSSIPQPALTSSTAQINSAIQELGLSGAWNSAGARFGTGTILTLCPGAEYGPAKRWPVEHFASLAKTYIEMGWSVWMLGSSKDTRITREISGQALGVVDLAGRTTLSQAIDLLAASTVVVTNDSGLMHIAAATSTPLVALYGSSDPQYTPPLSDNAQIIYRDLDCSPCFQRECPLGHLNCLRGINSQSVADAIDRALSADADSR
- a CDS encoding UDP-glucuronic acid decarboxylase family protein, producing MPTRNHFRKTYLVTGGAGFIGSHLCDRLIEAGHGVLCVDNYLTGSRDNIAHLLDHPHFEAMRHDVTFPLFVEVDGIYNLACPASPIHYQRDPVQTTKTSVHGAINMLGLAKRLNVPILQASTSEVYGDPEVHPQTEDYWGHVNPIGTRACYDEGKRCAETLFFDYHREHSLEIKVARIFNTYGPRMHPNDGRVVSNFIVQALKGENITLYGDGEQTRSFCYVDDLVDGLHRLMETNPDVTGPINLGNPGEFTMRELAQQVITETVAGVEMIHHPLPSDDPRQRQPDISQALETLNWTPNITLAEGLKPTVGYFRDLIEQGLA
- a CDS encoding LpxL/LpxP family acyltransferase, which translates into the protein MSDPTTRPSYHPHNAGQWLMLGLLWLIGRLPPKAAFGIGEWAGLLLRLSRRRRQIALRNLELCFPELGQAQREHLVRENLCYMGRAIAETALAWFGGKRVDEIPCQVRGIHHLHAAQSDGSPVILLSGHFLCVELAARLIGPQLNMAVIYKPLRKKPLMDRAMLRSRSRTLAGAIPRNDLRGIIRTLKNRTPVWYAGDQDYGVKNSVFVPFMGVPAATITGLTRLSKLGKARVVPLFFNVNATGNGYEVTLGKALEGFPTGSDVLDAQWMNAVLERGIRAHPEQYLWVHRRFKHPPPGERPAYRNSLQKSYNRVAGAPW